From Geotalea uraniireducens Rf4:
TCAGCCCGAACTCCATGGCGATCCTCTTCTTGTCGATCTCCAGGCTCTGGGCATGGGTAAAGGTCACCTCCCCGCAGGCCGGGCAGATTTCGCAATCAAGGTCGTGTAAGACGTGACTCTCGTCGTTGACGGTTATGGTAAGTTCGGTTTTGGCAGCGCGGTATTCGGCCTCAAAACAGTTCGTGCAGATCATGGTCGTTTCCTCTATTTGATCGTGAAAGAGGTCAGCTTCCAGCCGATGAATTCACCGGTCTGCGGGTGGTAGTTGCTGCACACCTTGCAGTAAACCGCCACCCCGGTGGTGCTGGTCCCCTGTATCACATAGTGGGTGTTGTGCGGATTGCTTGCCCGCTCGCTCGTTGCCGGCATGGCCTTCTCAATAGTGTCGGCAGCCATGATGACCTTTTCCACATCGGCCTCGTAGAGCTTGGCGCGATCCATGTCGTCCATGCAATCCCTGGTTTTACGTATCTTCCCCACCAGATAGGCATCCTTAATTCTCTTGAGGACAAGATCATCCAGTTCCGTTCCAATTGGTGTCATACATACCCCAGACAACATACTGCACCAATTGGTGTTATTATTAATATACCAATTGGTGTTTTGATGTCAATTAATTTCTCATTCCATGATTTTTGCTGCTGATTTCACCGAGCTACAACTCTCTGTCATCGCAGATAGCAAGGACAAAGCTATCAGCTCAGCTATATTCGTAATTTCGAAAACATGCAACAATACCCCAGAAATCAAAAAAGCCGCCAATCAGCATATCCCTGACCCGGCGGCTTTTATCTACACGCAGTGCATCTATTCCACTTTTTATCACCCATCCAAAAAAACTCCGCATAACGCAATAAAATCAGCTTTCTATTTACACCCTGGATGCACTCGGTGTCAACCTTTAGAAGGGAAAAAGGGTCTGCGCTTGACAAGAGGCAAATGCTTTCTTTAACAATCCATTAATAACCTACACCCCATAAAAGACTAATTTAACAGGGATGAACAGGATGAACGGGATGACACCACTCAAGCTAAATTCACTCCCTGTTAAGTCAGATTTGGGATTCTGTCAGAGGGCGTCATCCCTCGTCACTGGACAAGTCTCCAGCCGGCCTCGAAAGATCAGCCTTCCAAGCCATGTCTCCTCTTACCCACCAAACAAAAAAGCCGTCCCGTCAGCACGACGGACCTTTCTACCCTGGATATTTACCCGCTTACCGGCGTATGGGCGTACCCTGACAACCTCCATAAGGCGGCACAAACGAAAAAGGCCGCATTGTCGCGGCCTCACGTGCAGAACTATTGCTCTCAATCTACCTCTCTCACCGCAGAGAACGTAGAGGACGCAGAGGAATGCTAGAAATGACTTCAAGCAGCGCCTCAGGCTGCTACTTTCCGTTAAAGGTATAAGGCTGTCACAGCCGGCTTGTCCTTACGCCGCCTTTTTCGCCTTGGCTCTAGCGATCCGGACGAGTGACCGCAAGGCATCGTTCACCGATTTCGAATCGGGGAAAAAATCGGCGACATCCTTTTCAAGCAGGACCAGATTCGTCCCCTTCGCATACTCTCCCGCATATTTTCCTTTCACCCCCGTTTTCATTGCGGAGAGATCATATTCGGGACGCACATCATCATTACTCGTTTTCTTCATAGTAGTTCCTCTCGGCGCGAGTCGCCTTTCTTGCAGAGATTATTCTGATAGCCCCGGCCCGGTCGGCATGTGCAAAGAGCAGCACCCGTCCTGCCTCCGACATGCCGATGGTAATGAACCGTTCCTCATCCTCAGAATGGTCAGGATCAGGAAATGTCAACGACAAGGGATCACCAAAAACAGAAGCAGCTTCAGCGAAGGAAACGCCGTGTTCTTCAGGTTGCTCACAGCCTTTCTCTTATCCCAGGCGAATTGCATATTACTAATAGTAAAGGCAATTCCAGCCTGTTGCAAGCTGTTTTCTCGCATGCGGATGATTGCGGCCGGGTACGGCCGTCAGTAACTACCCTTTGACAGGTTTCATCCGCGGTTTACTCTTGGAGAGATCGAACTGTACCATGAAATAACCGTAATCGATATCCTCGCCGCTCCCGGAGGCATCCCGGAAAAATCCGCCGGTAAAGAATCGGTCATAACCGACGAGGAAAGAGAGCCCCTCCGCCAGGTTGTAAGTCAGGGTAAAGTCGGTCTCCAGGCCGAGACGGCGGCTCAGGCCGTCCTCGACATTGTTGGCGAGGAAATAGCGGCCGGTGGCGGAGAAATTCAGATCCTTTGTCAGGTCCACTCCCCAGCCGAGGGTATAGATCTGCAGGCCGCTGGCATGATGGCCGTTGACGGTGACGCCGGACATGTCCCCGATGACGCTCATGTCCCCCACCAGCGCGTTGTCGTTGTTGGGAGTCCTGAATTCCCTGGCGACCGAGACGCCATTGGCCGCGTTGCTGCTCCCTGAGCCGTAGGCATAGCTCGCGAAGAACTTGTTGTTGTAGCCGGCCAGGACCGACTCTGCGGAGAGATCGAGATGGCCGCCGAAGGCGTCGATCCGATCATTGGCCTCCCGCGCGCTGTTGAAGGTCCGCCCCGACTGGTAGACCGGCTCGAATTCGACGGCGACCGGGCCTGCCTTCCCCGTAAACCTGGCCCCCCAGGTGGCGAGGTGTTCCCCGGCATGGTGGTCGGTCGAGCCGGAGTCGCGGAACGCATAGGCCTCGACGGCGTTCCCCTCGGAAAATGCATAGGTGGCGTAGGCTCCGGCCAGGTTACCCTCGATGCCACCGGAGAAGGGGGTGGCGTAGGCACCCACCAGGAGATCGACGGTGAGCGGCTCGACCGGTCTTATCCGCAGCCTGGCCGCGTCGAACGAGAGGCCGTCATAGAACGAATCGGGGCCGAGGATGAAGGTGCTTCCGTAGCTGAATTCCTGGCGCCCCCCCTTCAGGGCGAACAGCTCGCTGCCGGGGAGTTTCGCCTCAACAAACCCCTGATACAAGGAGAACTTATTGTACTCCTGGTGGCTCCCGCCGGTGAAGCCGTACCCCTGCCCCTCCGCGTGGATATCCAGGTAGTCGGTCGGGTGCCAGTAGGCGTACGGCTTCACCCGGTAGAGGAAGCGCCCCTCGCCGTGGCCGGGGACGTAGCTGAAATCGGTCAGGGTGAAATTGCCGACCCCCTCGCCGCGCAGAAAGCCGTTGACCCCGACCTTGTATGCGAACTCCGGCACTTCCGGCTTGGCCAGCATCTTTTCGATCGCATCCCGCCGGAGCTGGTACCCTTCATACCGGGCCATCTCCTCCTTCAGCGCCTCGTGCAGGGTGGCAATCCGCTCCAGGTCCTCGGCGGGGACCGCCTCGCTCCCCTCCCTCTCGCACCTCTCCAGCGCCTTCTCCATCACCGCCAGCAACGACGCTGCCAGATCCTTTTTCTCAATTGACTCCCCTTCTGGGAGCTTTTTCAGGGCGCCGTACTTCGCGCCAAGCTCCGCGATCTCCTTCCAGGTCCAGTGCTCCCTGGGCACCTTTCCCAGGATGTCGTCGTGACTCTCGTGGGCAAGGGCGGCGCCGCACAGAAACGCGGAGAAGAGAAGTGAAAGGAAAAGAACCATAAACTTTTTCATAATTGTTACGACCTCCTGGCACTATGTAAGGTTGGTTTACTTTCTTATCGGCAAAATCAAGGTTAAATGAACCGTTACTTTTTATCGCAGCTCCCGCTGGAGCACCCTTGGCAGTGCCCCTTTTTCTTCCAGACGGAGCGATAGAGGAGATACGCCGCGCCTGCCAGGATTGCAGCTGCTATAATAATGTCTGAAGCTCCCATGTCAACCTCCCAGCCCCAGGAGAGTTCCGCTGTGATATCCGCAAAGGCGTGGCATTGATATTCATTTTCACTGTATGGGCGTTAATAAGCGCCGTTACAGACCGCTACCTGGGGTACGGCTATTTTCAGGCAATTGATCGGGTCGTCGCACCGATTCAACTGGCAAGCCTTGCGGCTACGACACTGCCGATGGGCTTCGGCCAGACTCAGGCTCTCCCGCGGATCACCGAAAATTTTCCATGGCCCCTGCGATGAAAAAGGCAGCGGCGCCCACCCCATAAAGCCGATGACATCCTTTAGCGGATAGCCAAGGAACACCCCTATTTCGTGGGGGAAATTTCCCTCTGTAAGCCGGGACTGCAACTGTGCCAGGGTTTTCTCCAGGTTGGCCGGCTCCGTGTACCCTGCTTTGCGTAGGATGATCGCCACACTTTTTCGGGCAAGCAACGCTGTTAATTCACTCCGGCGATACAGGAACAGAAGCACTGAATCGCCACGATCGACGAATTCGATCACCTCTAACCCGCTATCCTGAAGTAATGCTGCACCCTGTTTCTTCCAGAGCACGTACAGATTGCGCCCACAGGAACGACGCTTATTGACAATATTTACCAGGTTTGCCGGCTTTACCCCTTCCAGCACCTCAGCCGTTTCAAGGGCAAGATATGAGGCTAGACAGTCCCTGTCATCGGGGAACCGTCGTGAAAAATCCTGCCACATCGGCCTGTGTCGGGTAATGGAACGGTCGGTGATGCTTTTCATGGCAGGAGTTTCCCGATCTCTATTTGTGGTTCCCATTATTCCCCCGCCCAAAGTTCTGACCAGCATTTCACTGAAACGCCATGCTCCTGACAGCTCAGACAATCCCGCTGCACGCAGACGTTGAAATTGATAATAGTTTTCGTTTGCATTATTGTCAATAAAATATTTGGAGAAATATTCAACTACGTTTTTTACAAATACTTTATGTATGTGTGAGGGGCTCGAAGAGGATTATGCTGATATCCGCAGGCTGTACGGCGATGATTTTATCGGCGAGAGGGTTAGGCCGGATCTGGTGGCTCAAAAAACTACAGACAGTCCTTTGAGAGCGGCAGACACTTAAACGAGAAAGAATTGTCACCTCTGGAAGAGCAGGCTTGCTGACAGAAGGGACAGAAAACGCAAAAGGCCCCTGGCTTTTGTAGTCAGGGACCCTTTGCTTATAAATACATGAAAATGATTTGTAAAAATGGAGCGGGAAACGGGGTTCGAACCCGCGACTTCAACCTTGGCAAGGTTGCACTCTACCACTGAGTTATTCCCGCTCAACGAGTTCTGTTTTATAGCAAAAGAGGCTTTGCTAGTCAACAGTTTTTTTACAAAATTTATTTTTTTTGCTCAAGCGATCATTTTTTGCGTAACTGCTCCCCCTCTCCTTCCGCCACAACAAGGCCGTCTCTGAGGACTATCGTCCTATCGGTATAGACGCAATTCTCCGGGTTGTGGGTCACCATGACAACGGTCCGGCCGCCACTGTTCAACTCCTTGAAATGAGCCATTACTGGATTTATGTGTGATCGTGGGTGAAAAATGTGGTCGATTGTTGAAAAGATACGAAGATTGGCCGGGACATCGTTGGCCCGACCAGAACGGAAGAAAGAAGCGTTATTTTTATTTTACAGGCTGAATGAGGCAGGATGCGGTATCTTTTTTGGCAATGTCACCGACCTTGACTGCACCCTTGACGATTTCCGCATCGAAATAATGTTCTCCTGCATAACCGATGACTTTAACCTGGCCGACTTCTCTGGATTTCACACTGCTCCCACCCATGGTTTCACGGTAAACCGGGATCACATCATTGATGCAGATTTCCTTTTTTACGTCCGCAGTGCCGCTATGGAATAGATGCACCTTGCTGCCGACCTTCATAACCACTTCACCTTTTGTCTTCGCTTCCTTGGCGACGGCAACCGGCGGCAAGGACAACATGACGGCCAGCGTCAGCAAACCAATAATCCTTACGATTACATTCATGTTCGTTCTCCTTTCAGTTATGATTTCAATTGCAATATACCTTATTTCGCCACCACCTCCCGGTTCCAAACTGGAAATAACGACATTTTTCAGCTCAACTCAACACCCTCGCCCGCTTTATTTGATATTTTAACAAATTTATCTCCATAAACAATAAAGCGGCGCTATATTATTTCTCCACGGCCGATATCGCCGCGTTGATTGCCTGACTGGTAATCTCGCCATCACCCACCAGCAGCTTACGCTTCTTGGTTTTTTCGTTTGCCACGACCACCGTCGGCGTCGCGTTTACCCCGTATCCCCGGTATATGGACTCGTTCTGTTTCACCCCGTTCATGACATCCATGAAATTGAGCTGTCGCAGCTTGACGCCATAGGGAGCTACCGCCGCCTGCACCTGTTCATTGCTAGGCGCTTTCACCTTCATGGAAAGCTCACTCAATGCGCGGCGCAACTGAATATACTTGTCCTTCTCGTACACCAGGAATTGAAGATTGTACGGCGTGTAATTGGATGTTTCCGGATGGATCGGATAATCAATAAATGCTATTCTCGTCTGGCGGGCAAGCGCGGGGTACATCTTTTCAATCTTCGGTTCAAGCCTGCGGCAACCAGGGCAGAACCAGTCGCTGACAAAGTACACGGTGGTCGGACTGTTTTGCTTGCCGAGATAGATATTGAGCCCGGCTGCGTCAGCTTCCTTTCTGACCCCGACCATGGCAGACATAGCTCCGAGCGCAATCGCGACCAGCATAATGACCAAAAACTTCAGTGAACTCTTCATATCTCCCCTCGACATCCTTGTAACAAGGAACTTTTCATACACCAATACAATTGCAGCCACGAAGACCATAACAGCTATCCAGAGACAAAGCGGACACCATCTGCCGATGACGAACTTTTGCAACCAAAGGAACCGAAGTTCAGCACCAAAACCAGCAAAGACTAAAGAAGAAAAACAGCTGCTCAACCATGCGCCCCGGTTGCGCAAACCAAGCGTCACAATGGAGATGATGAAAAACACCACGCCAAACCAGCCGAAATCTATGCCGAAGATATCGTACTTTGTCGACTC
This genomic window contains:
- a CDS encoding BrnT family toxin; the encoded protein is MSLTFPDPDHSEDEERFITIGMSEAGRVLLFAHADRAGAIRIISARKATRAERNYYEENE
- a CDS encoding thioredoxin domain-containing protein, with the protein product MIIMENSVINKSGRTDMKTVLLWSAVTAGLVLAVLSALKICTAACSESTKYDIFGIDFGWFGVVFFIISIVTLGLRNRGAWLSSCFSSLVFAGFGAELRFLWLQKFVIGRWCPLCLWIAVMVFVAAIVLVYEKFLVTRMSRGDMKSSLKFLVIMLVAIALGAMSAMVGVRKEADAAGLNIYLGKQNSPTTVYFVSDWFCPGCRRLEPKIEKMYPALARQTRIAFIDYPIHPETSNYTPYNLQFLVYEKDKYIQLRRALSELSMKVKAPSNEQVQAAVAPYGVKLRQLNFMDVMNGVKQNESIYRGYGVNATPTVVVANEKTKKRKLLVGDGEITSQAINAAISAVEK
- a CDS encoding alginate export family protein, which gives rise to MKKFMVLFLSLLFSAFLCGAALAHESHDDILGKVPREHWTWKEIAELGAKYGALKKLPEGESIEKKDLAASLLAVMEKALERCEREGSEAVPAEDLERIATLHEALKEEMARYEGYQLRRDAIEKMLAKPEVPEFAYKVGVNGFLRGEGVGNFTLTDFSYVPGHGEGRFLYRVKPYAYWHPTDYLDIHAEGQGYGFTGGSHQEYNKFSLYQGFVEAKLPGSELFALKGGRQEFSYGSTFILGPDSFYDGLSFDAARLRIRPVEPLTVDLLVGAYATPFSGGIEGNLAGAYATYAFSEGNAVEAYAFRDSGSTDHHAGEHLATWGARFTGKAGPVAVEFEPVYQSGRTFNSAREANDRIDAFGGHLDLSAESVLAGYNNKFFASYAYGSGSSNAANGVSVAREFRTPNNDNALVGDMSVIGDMSGVTVNGHHASGLQIYTLGWGVDLTKDLNFSATGRYFLANNVEDGLSRRLGLETDFTLTYNLAEGLSFLVGYDRFFTGGFFRDASGSGEDIDYGYFMVQFDLSKSKPRMKPVKG
- a CDS encoding DUF3793 family protein, with translation MGTTNRDRETPAMKSITDRSITRHRPMWQDFSRRFPDDRDCLASYLALETAEVLEGVKPANLVNIVNKRRSCGRNLYVLWKKQGAALLQDSGLEVIEFVDRGDSVLLFLYRRSELTALLARKSVAIILRKAGYTEPANLEKTLAQLQSRLTEGNFPHEIGVFLGYPLKDVIGFMGWAPLPFSSQGPWKIFGDPRESLSLAEAHRQCRSRKACQLNRCDDPINCLKIAVPQVAVCNGAY
- a CDS encoding FeoB-associated Cys-rich membrane protein, with product MGASDIIIAAAILAGAAYLLYRSVWKKKGHCQGCSSGSCDKK